A genomic segment from Lagenorhynchus albirostris chromosome X, mLagAlb1.1, whole genome shotgun sequence encodes:
- the PRICKLE3 gene encoding prickle planar cell polarity protein 3 isoform X2 — MFARGSRRRRSGRAPQEAEDPDRGQPCNSCREQCPGFLLHGWRKICQHCKCPREEHAVHTVPVDLERIMCRLISDFQRHSISDDDSGCASEEYAWVPPGLKPEQVYQFFSCLPEDKVPYVNSPGEKYRIKQLLHQLPPHDSEAQYCTALEEEEKKELRAFSQQRKRENLGRGTVRIFPVTITGAICEECGKQIGGGDIAVFASRAGLGACWHPQCFVCSTCRELLVDLIYFYHAGKVYCGRHHAERLRPRCQACDEIIFSPECTEAEGRHWHMGHFCCFECEASLGGQRYVMRQSRPHCCACYEARHAEYCDGCGEHIGLDQGQMAYEGQHWHASDRCFCCSRCGRALLGRPFLPRRGLIFCSRACSLGSELTAQGPGRRSWSAGTVSTPLTASTASFSAVEGASETSTKGTSTEPAPAAGPEEPARFLRGAPHRHSMPELGLRSVPEPPSGPAGQPDPRPEDGAFGRQSTPRVSFRDPLVSEGGPRRSLSVPPAQRRRPRSPPPRGPIHRRHHHHHHHHHHRRHSGRRRHHRCDLGSGSDSGSCSSSPSSPSSESSEDDGFFLGERIPLPPHLCRPMPAQDTATETPNSPSPQLPRNSRPGMPRQARDKNCIVA, encoded by the exons ATGTTCGCGCGTGGGTCCCGGAGGCGCCGCTCAGGGCGCGCG CCTCAAGAAGCAGAGGACCCAGACCGAGGCCAGCCCTGCAACTCCTGCAGGGAGCAGTGCCCCGGCTTCCTGCTGCATGGCTGGAG AAAGATCTGCCAGCACTGCAAATGCCCACGGGAGGAGCACGCCGTGCACACAGTGCCTGTGGACCTGGAACGCATCATGTGTCGGctaatctcagacttccagcgCCACTCCATCTCTGACGACGACTCCGGCTGTGCCTCAGAGGAGTATGCCTGGGTGCCCCCTGGTCTCAAGCCCGAGCAG GTATACCAATTTTTCAGCTGCCTTCCAGAGGACAAGGTCCCCTACGTCAACAGTCCCGGGGAGAAATACAGGATCAAACAGCTGCTGCACCAGCTGCCCCCACATGACAGTGAG GCACAGTACTGCACAGCactggaagaggaagagaagaaagaactcaGAGCCTTCAGCCAGCAGCGGAAGCGGGAGAATCTGGGGCGAGGCACCGTGCGCATCTTCCCCGTGACCATCACTGGGGCCATCTGTGAGGAG TGCGGGAAGCAGATTGGAGGTGGGGACATCGCCGTGTTTGCCAGCCGTGCAGGCCTGGGTGCCTGCTGGCACCCACAGTGCTTTGTGTGCTCCACGTGTCGGGAGCTGCTGGTGGACCTCATCTACTTCTACCATGCTGGCAAGGTCTACTGTGGTCGCCACCATGCTGAACGCCTGCGCCCGCGCTGCCAAGCCTGTGACGAG ATCATCTTCTCCCCTGAGTGCACAGAGGCCGAGGGCCGGCACTGGCACATGGGTCACTTCTGCTGCTTTGAGTGTGAAGCATCACTGGGAGGGCAGCGCTATGTCATGCGTCAGAGCCGCCCCCACTGCTGCGCCTGCTACGAGGCCCGCCACGCGGAGTATTGTGATGGCTGTGGGGAGCACATTG GCCTGgaccagggccagatggcttatGAGGGCCAGCACTGGCACGCCTCAGACCGCTGCTTCTGCTGTAGTCGCTGTGGGCGAGCCCTCTTGGGCCGCCCCTTCCTGCCACGCCGTGGCCTAATCTTCTGCTCCCGAGCCTGCAGCCTGGGGTCCGAGCTCACGGCTCAGGGGCCCGGCCGCCGCAGCTGGAGCGCAGGCACGGTCTCCACACCTCTCACAGCCTCTACAGCCTCTTTCTCTGCTGTGGAGGGGGCATCTGAGACCTCCACAAAAGGCACCAGCACCGAGCCAGCGCCTG CTGCAGGCCCCGAGGAGCCTGCCCGCTTTCTGAGAGGGGCCCCTCACCGCCACTCCATGCCCGAGCTGGGGCTCCGCAGTGTCCCCGAACCACCCTCAGGGCCTGCCGGCCAGCCGGACCCGCGCCCAGAAGATGGTGCCTTTGGTCGCCAGAGCACCCCACGCGTCAGCTTCCGCGACCCTTTGGTGTCTGAGGGAGGCCCGCGGCGGTCCCTGAGTGTGCCCCCAGCCCAGCGCCGCAGGCCACGCAGCCCCCCGCCCAGGGGCCCCATACATCgccgccaccaccaccatcaccaccaccaccatcaccgccGCCACTCTGGCAGACGTCGCCACCATCGATGTGACTTGGGATCAGGGTCGGACTCGGGATCTTGCTCCAGCTCGCCCTCCAGTCCCAGTTCCGAATCCTCAGAGGACGACGGCTTCTTCCTAGGGGAACGCATCCCACTGCCCCCACACCTGTGCAGGCCAATGCCTGCTCAGGACACTGCAACTGAGACCCCCAATTCCCCATCTCCACAGCTCCCCAGGAACTCTCGCCCAGGGATGCCTCGCCAGGCCAGAGACAAGAACTGCATCGTGGCTTGA
- the PRICKLE3 gene encoding prickle planar cell polarity protein 3 isoform X1 → MPRRVVAGLGVERRALTSLSLPARAHLAGSRVCPLPLQPQEAEDPDRGQPCNSCREQCPGFLLHGWRKICQHCKCPREEHAVHTVPVDLERIMCRLISDFQRHSISDDDSGCASEEYAWVPPGLKPEQVYQFFSCLPEDKVPYVNSPGEKYRIKQLLHQLPPHDSEAQYCTALEEEEKKELRAFSQQRKRENLGRGTVRIFPVTITGAICEECGKQIGGGDIAVFASRAGLGACWHPQCFVCSTCRELLVDLIYFYHAGKVYCGRHHAERLRPRCQACDEIIFSPECTEAEGRHWHMGHFCCFECEASLGGQRYVMRQSRPHCCACYEARHAEYCDGCGEHIGLDQGQMAYEGQHWHASDRCFCCSRCGRALLGRPFLPRRGLIFCSRACSLGSELTAQGPGRRSWSAGTVSTPLTASTASFSAVEGASETSTKGTSTEPAPAAGPEEPARFLRGAPHRHSMPELGLRSVPEPPSGPAGQPDPRPEDGAFGRQSTPRVSFRDPLVSEGGPRRSLSVPPAQRRRPRSPPPRGPIHRRHHHHHHHHHHRRHSGRRRHHRCDLGSGSDSGSCSSSPSSPSSESSEDDGFFLGERIPLPPHLCRPMPAQDTATETPNSPSPQLPRNSRPGMPRQARDKNCIVA, encoded by the exons ATGCCCCGGCGTGTGGTTGCCGGCCTCGGAGTGGAGAGGCGGGCGTtgacttctctctccctccccgcccGCGCGCACCTCGCCGGGTCCCGCGTCTGCCCCCTCCCACTACAGCCTCAAGAAGCAGAGGACCCAGACCGAGGCCAGCCCTGCAACTCCTGCAGGGAGCAGTGCCCCGGCTTCCTGCTGCATGGCTGGAG AAAGATCTGCCAGCACTGCAAATGCCCACGGGAGGAGCACGCCGTGCACACAGTGCCTGTGGACCTGGAACGCATCATGTGTCGGctaatctcagacttccagcgCCACTCCATCTCTGACGACGACTCCGGCTGTGCCTCAGAGGAGTATGCCTGGGTGCCCCCTGGTCTCAAGCCCGAGCAG GTATACCAATTTTTCAGCTGCCTTCCAGAGGACAAGGTCCCCTACGTCAACAGTCCCGGGGAGAAATACAGGATCAAACAGCTGCTGCACCAGCTGCCCCCACATGACAGTGAG GCACAGTACTGCACAGCactggaagaggaagagaagaaagaactcaGAGCCTTCAGCCAGCAGCGGAAGCGGGAGAATCTGGGGCGAGGCACCGTGCGCATCTTCCCCGTGACCATCACTGGGGCCATCTGTGAGGAG TGCGGGAAGCAGATTGGAGGTGGGGACATCGCCGTGTTTGCCAGCCGTGCAGGCCTGGGTGCCTGCTGGCACCCACAGTGCTTTGTGTGCTCCACGTGTCGGGAGCTGCTGGTGGACCTCATCTACTTCTACCATGCTGGCAAGGTCTACTGTGGTCGCCACCATGCTGAACGCCTGCGCCCGCGCTGCCAAGCCTGTGACGAG ATCATCTTCTCCCCTGAGTGCACAGAGGCCGAGGGCCGGCACTGGCACATGGGTCACTTCTGCTGCTTTGAGTGTGAAGCATCACTGGGAGGGCAGCGCTATGTCATGCGTCAGAGCCGCCCCCACTGCTGCGCCTGCTACGAGGCCCGCCACGCGGAGTATTGTGATGGCTGTGGGGAGCACATTG GCCTGgaccagggccagatggcttatGAGGGCCAGCACTGGCACGCCTCAGACCGCTGCTTCTGCTGTAGTCGCTGTGGGCGAGCCCTCTTGGGCCGCCCCTTCCTGCCACGCCGTGGCCTAATCTTCTGCTCCCGAGCCTGCAGCCTGGGGTCCGAGCTCACGGCTCAGGGGCCCGGCCGCCGCAGCTGGAGCGCAGGCACGGTCTCCACACCTCTCACAGCCTCTACAGCCTCTTTCTCTGCTGTGGAGGGGGCATCTGAGACCTCCACAAAAGGCACCAGCACCGAGCCAGCGCCTG CTGCAGGCCCCGAGGAGCCTGCCCGCTTTCTGAGAGGGGCCCCTCACCGCCACTCCATGCCCGAGCTGGGGCTCCGCAGTGTCCCCGAACCACCCTCAGGGCCTGCCGGCCAGCCGGACCCGCGCCCAGAAGATGGTGCCTTTGGTCGCCAGAGCACCCCACGCGTCAGCTTCCGCGACCCTTTGGTGTCTGAGGGAGGCCCGCGGCGGTCCCTGAGTGTGCCCCCAGCCCAGCGCCGCAGGCCACGCAGCCCCCCGCCCAGGGGCCCCATACATCgccgccaccaccaccatcaccaccaccaccatcaccgccGCCACTCTGGCAGACGTCGCCACCATCGATGTGACTTGGGATCAGGGTCGGACTCGGGATCTTGCTCCAGCTCGCCCTCCAGTCCCAGTTCCGAATCCTCAGAGGACGACGGCTTCTTCCTAGGGGAACGCATCCCACTGCCCCCACACCTGTGCAGGCCAATGCCTGCTCAGGACACTGCAACTGAGACCCCCAATTCCCCATCTCCACAGCTCCCCAGGAACTCTCGCCCAGGGATGCCTCGCCAGGCCAGAGACAAGAACTGCATCGTGGCTTGA
- the PRICKLE3 gene encoding prickle planar cell polarity protein 3 isoform X3 — protein MCRLISDFQRHSISDDDSGCASEEYAWVPPGLKPEQVYQFFSCLPEDKVPYVNSPGEKYRIKQLLHQLPPHDSEAQYCTALEEEEKKELRAFSQQRKRENLGRGTVRIFPVTITGAICEECGKQIGGGDIAVFASRAGLGACWHPQCFVCSTCRELLVDLIYFYHAGKVYCGRHHAERLRPRCQACDEIIFSPECTEAEGRHWHMGHFCCFECEASLGGQRYVMRQSRPHCCACYEARHAEYCDGCGEHIGLDQGQMAYEGQHWHASDRCFCCSRCGRALLGRPFLPRRGLIFCSRACSLGSELTAQGPGRRSWSAGTVSTPLTASTASFSAVEGASETSTKGTSTEPAPAAGPEEPARFLRGAPHRHSMPELGLRSVPEPPSGPAGQPDPRPEDGAFGRQSTPRVSFRDPLVSEGGPRRSLSVPPAQRRRPRSPPPRGPIHRRHHHHHHHHHHRRHSGRRRHHRCDLGSGSDSGSCSSSPSSPSSESSEDDGFFLGERIPLPPHLCRPMPAQDTATETPNSPSPQLPRNSRPGMPRQARDKNCIVA, from the exons ATGTGTCGGctaatctcagacttccagcgCCACTCCATCTCTGACGACGACTCCGGCTGTGCCTCAGAGGAGTATGCCTGGGTGCCCCCTGGTCTCAAGCCCGAGCAG GTATACCAATTTTTCAGCTGCCTTCCAGAGGACAAGGTCCCCTACGTCAACAGTCCCGGGGAGAAATACAGGATCAAACAGCTGCTGCACCAGCTGCCCCCACATGACAGTGAG GCACAGTACTGCACAGCactggaagaggaagagaagaaagaactcaGAGCCTTCAGCCAGCAGCGGAAGCGGGAGAATCTGGGGCGAGGCACCGTGCGCATCTTCCCCGTGACCATCACTGGGGCCATCTGTGAGGAG TGCGGGAAGCAGATTGGAGGTGGGGACATCGCCGTGTTTGCCAGCCGTGCAGGCCTGGGTGCCTGCTGGCACCCACAGTGCTTTGTGTGCTCCACGTGTCGGGAGCTGCTGGTGGACCTCATCTACTTCTACCATGCTGGCAAGGTCTACTGTGGTCGCCACCATGCTGAACGCCTGCGCCCGCGCTGCCAAGCCTGTGACGAG ATCATCTTCTCCCCTGAGTGCACAGAGGCCGAGGGCCGGCACTGGCACATGGGTCACTTCTGCTGCTTTGAGTGTGAAGCATCACTGGGAGGGCAGCGCTATGTCATGCGTCAGAGCCGCCCCCACTGCTGCGCCTGCTACGAGGCCCGCCACGCGGAGTATTGTGATGGCTGTGGGGAGCACATTG GCCTGgaccagggccagatggcttatGAGGGCCAGCACTGGCACGCCTCAGACCGCTGCTTCTGCTGTAGTCGCTGTGGGCGAGCCCTCTTGGGCCGCCCCTTCCTGCCACGCCGTGGCCTAATCTTCTGCTCCCGAGCCTGCAGCCTGGGGTCCGAGCTCACGGCTCAGGGGCCCGGCCGCCGCAGCTGGAGCGCAGGCACGGTCTCCACACCTCTCACAGCCTCTACAGCCTCTTTCTCTGCTGTGGAGGGGGCATCTGAGACCTCCACAAAAGGCACCAGCACCGAGCCAGCGCCTG CTGCAGGCCCCGAGGAGCCTGCCCGCTTTCTGAGAGGGGCCCCTCACCGCCACTCCATGCCCGAGCTGGGGCTCCGCAGTGTCCCCGAACCACCCTCAGGGCCTGCCGGCCAGCCGGACCCGCGCCCAGAAGATGGTGCCTTTGGTCGCCAGAGCACCCCACGCGTCAGCTTCCGCGACCCTTTGGTGTCTGAGGGAGGCCCGCGGCGGTCCCTGAGTGTGCCCCCAGCCCAGCGCCGCAGGCCACGCAGCCCCCCGCCCAGGGGCCCCATACATCgccgccaccaccaccatcaccaccaccaccatcaccgccGCCACTCTGGCAGACGTCGCCACCATCGATGTGACTTGGGATCAGGGTCGGACTCGGGATCTTGCTCCAGCTCGCCCTCCAGTCCCAGTTCCGAATCCTCAGAGGACGACGGCTTCTTCCTAGGGGAACGCATCCCACTGCCCCCACACCTGTGCAGGCCAATGCCTGCTCAGGACACTGCAACTGAGACCCCCAATTCCCCATCTCCACAGCTCCCCAGGAACTCTCGCCCAGGGATGCCTCGCCAGGCCAGAGACAAGAACTGCATCGTGGCTTGA